One genomic window of Corynebacterium massiliense DSM 45435 includes the following:
- the thrC gene encoding threonine synthase → MYYISTRDPQRIPASFTDILLGGLAPDGGLFVPETYPQVDSAQLDTWRELLHTDGYAAVAAEICTLFIDDIPAEDVARLTRRAYREPVFDTPDIAPVTALGDGLLLGHLSQGPTAAFKDMAMQLLGELFEYELGRRGESLNILGATSGDTGSSAEYAMRGRDNIRVFMLTPAGRMTPFQQAQMFGLKDPNIFNIALDGVFDDCQDVVKAVSSDAEFKANYRIGAVNSINWARLMAQVVYYFLTWLRATDSSRPAAEQRVSFAVPTGNFGNVCAGHIAKQMGLPVDRLIVATNENDVLDEFFRTGNYRPRSAAETVATSSPSMDISRASNFERFVFDLVGRDAERTADLFAHQVKKGGFTLPAELLDAAAEKYGFFSASSHHADRLQTIRDVANAYGVVVDPHTADGIKAARAAQDAGVQTPIMCMETALPVKFTETIRAAVGHDPDAPERFAHIMEGGRYVTEMPNDAAAVKDFIMQSIDNTEV, encoded by the coding sequence GTGTATTACATTTCAACGCGAGATCCGCAGCGCATTCCCGCTAGCTTTACGGATATCCTGCTCGGCGGTCTAGCCCCCGACGGGGGCCTGTTCGTCCCCGAGACCTACCCGCAGGTGGATTCCGCGCAGCTGGACACCTGGCGCGAGCTTCTCCACACGGATGGCTACGCTGCCGTCGCCGCCGAGATCTGCACGCTGTTCATTGATGACATCCCCGCTGAGGACGTGGCGAGGTTGACGCGGCGGGCGTATCGCGAGCCCGTATTCGACACCCCGGATATCGCACCCGTGACCGCGCTTGGCGATGGCCTGTTGCTCGGCCACTTATCCCAAGGACCGACCGCCGCGTTCAAGGACATGGCGATGCAGCTGCTCGGGGAGCTTTTTGAATACGAACTGGGCCGCCGCGGCGAAAGCCTCAATATTTTGGGCGCCACGTCGGGTGATACCGGCTCCTCGGCCGAGTACGCGATGCGGGGCAGGGACAATATCCGCGTCTTCATGCTCACCCCGGCCGGCCGCATGACGCCGTTCCAACAGGCGCAGATGTTCGGGCTGAAGGATCCGAACATCTTCAACATCGCTCTCGACGGCGTCTTCGACGACTGCCAGGACGTGGTTAAGGCGGTCTCCTCCGACGCGGAGTTCAAAGCGAATTACCGAATCGGGGCGGTCAACTCCATCAACTGGGCGCGGCTGATGGCCCAGGTGGTCTACTACTTTTTGACCTGGTTACGCGCTACCGATAGCTCGCGCCCCGCCGCCGAACAGCGGGTGTCGTTCGCCGTACCGACGGGCAACTTCGGCAACGTGTGCGCGGGGCACATCGCCAAGCAAATGGGCCTGCCGGTCGACCGCCTCATCGTGGCGACCAACGAGAATGACGTACTCGATGAATTTTTCCGCACCGGAAATTACCGCCCCCGCAGCGCCGCGGAGACGGTGGCGACGTCCTCGCCGTCGATGGACATCTCGCGCGCGTCGAACTTCGAACGCTTCGTCTTCGACCTCGTTGGCCGCGACGCGGAGCGCACCGCAGACCTTTTCGCCCACCAGGTGAAAAAGGGCGGGTTCACCCTGCCAGCCGAGCTTCTCGATGCCGCGGCGGAAAAGTACGGTTTCTTCTCCGCCTCCTCCCACCACGCGGATCGTCTGCAGACAATTAGGGACGTCGCCAACGCCTACGGGGTCGTGGTCGACCCGCATACCGCCGATGGCATTAAGGCGGCCCGCGCTGCCCAGGATGCCGGGGTCCAGACCCCGATCATGTGTATGGAAACGGCCCTGCCGGTCAAGTTCACCGAGACCATCCGGGCAGCCGTCGGGCACGATCCGGACGCTCCCGAGCGCTTCGCCCACATCATGGAGGGCGGCCGCTACGTCACCGAGATGCCCAACGATGCGGCGGCTGTGAAAGACTTCATCATGCAATCAATCGACAACACGGAGGTGTAA
- a CDS encoding bifunctional [glutamine synthetase] adenylyltransferase/[glutamine synthetase]-adenylyl-L-tyrosine phosphorylase produces the protein MTQQGHSRRMPSVATLGLTRSTAAEDLEFLGWDSAESTELLWCLAAAGDPDLALNNLVRLYTALDGEAAALDRAVRDEEALRVRLIALLGASTALGDHLVAHPEQWRELGKALPEPAEMNRALLESIEARPADYAAPLEHPDSASDTLDTPGTYRAGVVGAEAKPRLRETYRTLMMRIAAHDLAGTFHSRKGQTTPQPAVPFTDVTRRTTALADAALTAALAVACGTVYGTGDEAEPLTTTLAVIALGKCGAGELNYISDVDVVFVAEAVGENRAQTRATRLASETIQVGTACFFEVDANLRPEGKSGALVRTLDSYVAYYQRWAETWEFQALLKARAQTGYLPLGKDYEEQLGPLVWQASERDSFVEDVQRMRRRVLDNVPKDMQERELKLGTGSLRDVEFAVQLLQLVHGRSDATLREASTVGALAALVAAGYVGREDGNQLIADYEFLRLVEHRLQLERFRRTHTMPDNTDTDGWAWLATIAGFTPEGMRSAADELSAELKRARLRVTDLHSKLFYRPLLNSVAGMSEAEQRLSPHAAKLQLAALGYGDPDRAFEHLSSLAAGSSRKARIQSILLPTLMEWLSATADPDAGLLNYRKLSEAALDRTWFLRTLRDEGIVGQRLMHILGTSPYAASLIIAAPDVVKLLSDGSDGPKLLGTTAEQVSSALVNSTRRHLDPAKAVAVARSLRRVELARIAAADLLGFISVRQVCEHLSTVWNAVLEAALRAEVRAWRHAHDDARPPARIAVIGMGRLGGKELGFGSDADVMFVAEPTQDGDALKWATRIVDSLRRRLSTPSGDPPLEVDLGLRPEGRSGAVVRTLDSYERYYSQWGEPWEMQALLRASFVAGDEAVGKKFIEMIDRFRYPDGGTDADTIRSIRRMKARVDNERLPRGADRNTHTKLGRGALTDIEWTVQLLTMMHAHLHPALREPSTLQALDVLEDTDLLSANACTILRDAWLMATKARNALVLVRGKRVDQLPQPGHQLAQVAAASGWDPAENQQFLEAYLKATRHARRIVDEVFWGEPESFEHD, from the coding sequence ATGACTCAGCAGGGACACTCCCGGCGAATGCCGTCTGTGGCAACGTTGGGCTTAACTCGTTCCACCGCCGCGGAGGACTTGGAATTCCTGGGGTGGGACTCGGCGGAATCGACCGAGCTTTTGTGGTGCCTTGCCGCCGCCGGCGATCCCGACTTGGCGCTGAACAACCTGGTGCGCCTGTACACCGCCCTCGACGGGGAAGCAGCAGCCCTTGATCGTGCGGTGCGCGATGAGGAAGCGCTGCGCGTGCGGCTCATTGCCCTGCTGGGGGCATCCACTGCGTTGGGCGATCACCTGGTGGCGCATCCGGAGCAGTGGCGGGAGCTGGGCAAAGCACTGCCGGAACCGGCGGAGATGAACCGGGCGCTACTCGAGTCCATCGAGGCGCGCCCGGCCGATTACGCCGCGCCGCTGGAACACCCCGATTCTGCGAGCGACACTCTTGACACCCCCGGCACCTACCGGGCGGGCGTGGTGGGCGCGGAGGCGAAACCCCGCTTGCGCGAGACCTACCGCACGCTCATGATGCGGATTGCCGCCCACGACCTAGCCGGCACGTTCCACTCCCGCAAGGGGCAGACCACGCCGCAGCCGGCGGTGCCGTTTACCGATGTCACCCGCCGCACAACCGCGCTTGCCGATGCCGCCCTAACCGCCGCCCTCGCCGTCGCCTGCGGCACCGTCTATGGAACCGGGGACGAAGCAGAGCCGTTGACCACCACCCTGGCCGTCATCGCTTTAGGAAAGTGCGGCGCGGGCGAGCTCAATTACATCTCCGACGTCGACGTCGTCTTCGTCGCCGAGGCGGTAGGGGAGAACCGCGCACAGACGCGCGCGACCCGTCTGGCCTCGGAAACCATTCAGGTGGGCACCGCCTGCTTCTTCGAAGTGGACGCCAACCTGCGCCCAGAAGGAAAATCCGGCGCTTTAGTGCGCACGCTCGATTCATACGTGGCGTATTACCAGCGGTGGGCGGAGACATGGGAGTTCCAAGCGCTGCTCAAAGCCCGGGCCCAGACCGGGTACCTCCCGCTGGGCAAAGACTACGAAGAACAGCTCGGGCCGTTGGTGTGGCAAGCCTCCGAGCGCGACTCTTTCGTGGAGGACGTGCAGCGCATGCGCCGGCGCGTGTTGGATAACGTGCCCAAGGACATGCAGGAGCGCGAGCTAAAGCTGGGAACCGGCAGCCTGCGGGACGTGGAGTTCGCCGTGCAGCTGCTCCAACTGGTGCACGGGCGCTCCGATGCGACCCTGCGGGAAGCCTCGACTGTCGGGGCGCTCGCGGCACTGGTAGCCGCCGGGTACGTCGGCCGCGAGGATGGCAACCAGCTCATCGCGGACTACGAATTCCTGCGCCTCGTGGAGCACCGCCTACAGCTGGAGCGCTTTCGGCGCACCCACACCATGCCCGACAACACTGACACCGACGGATGGGCTTGGCTCGCGACCATCGCTGGTTTCACCCCGGAGGGGATGCGTTCGGCTGCTGACGAGTTGTCGGCGGAGCTCAAACGCGCCCGCCTGCGCGTGACCGATCTTCACTCCAAACTCTTTTACCGGCCGCTGCTGAACTCGGTGGCGGGGATGTCCGAGGCGGAACAGAGGCTTTCCCCGCACGCCGCGAAACTACAGCTGGCGGCGCTGGGGTATGGGGATCCCGATCGCGCCTTCGAGCACTTAAGCTCCCTCGCCGCCGGCAGCTCCCGCAAGGCGCGCATCCAATCCATTCTGTTGCCCACCCTCATGGAGTGGCTGTCTGCCACTGCAGACCCGGATGCGGGCCTGTTGAATTACCGCAAGCTATCCGAGGCAGCCCTGGACCGCACGTGGTTCCTGCGCACCCTGCGGGATGAAGGAATCGTCGGCCAGCGCCTCATGCATATTTTGGGCACCTCGCCGTATGCGGCAAGCCTCATCATTGCCGCGCCCGACGTGGTCAAGTTGCTCTCCGATGGCTCGGACGGCCCGAAGCTGCTCGGCACGACCGCCGAGCAGGTTTCCTCGGCGCTGGTGAACTCGACGCGCCGCCACCTCGACCCGGCCAAAGCCGTCGCCGTCGCCCGTTCGCTGCGCCGCGTGGAGCTTGCCCGCATCGCCGCGGCCGATCTGCTCGGTTTCATTTCGGTGCGGCAGGTGTGCGAGCACCTATCCACTGTATGGAACGCGGTGCTGGAGGCCGCCTTGCGCGCGGAGGTGCGCGCCTGGCGCCACGCTCACGACGACGCCCGCCCACCGGCCCGCATCGCGGTCATCGGCATGGGGCGCCTCGGGGGCAAGGAACTCGGCTTCGGCTCCGATGCGGACGTCATGTTCGTCGCCGAGCCGACGCAGGACGGCGACGCACTGAAATGGGCTACCCGCATCGTGGATTCGCTGCGGCGCCGCCTGTCTACGCCCTCCGGGGACCCGCCATTGGAAGTCGACCTCGGCCTGCGCCCGGAGGGGCGATCGGGTGCGGTAGTGCGCACCCTTGACTCCTACGAACGCTACTACTCGCAGTGGGGCGAACCGTGGGAGATGCAGGCACTCCTGCGCGCTTCTTTCGTCGCCGGAGATGAGGCGGTGGGGAAGAAATTCATTGAGATGATCGACCGCTTCCGCTACCCAGACGGCGGCACGGACGCCGACACCATCCGCAGCATCCGCCGGATGAAAGCGCGGGTGGATAACGAACGGCTCCCGCGGGGCGCTGACCGCAACACGCATACCAAGCTGGGGCGCGGCGCGCTGACCGACATCGAGTGGACCGTGCAGCTGCTGACGATGATGCATGCGCACTTACACCCGGCACTGCGCGAGCCTTCTACTTTGCAGGCCCTCGACGTGCTGGAAGACACGGATCTGCTTTCCGCAAACGCGTGCACCATTTTGCGCGATGCCTGGCTGATGGCCACCAAGGCGCGCAACGCGCTGGTTTTGGTCCGCGGAAAGCGCGTCGACCAGCTGCCCCAACCAGGGCATCAGCTCGCGCAGGTGGCGGCGGCCTCCGGGTGGGATCCTGCCGAGAACCAACAGTTTCTAGAGGCTTACCTGAAAGCAACCCGGCACGCGCGACGCATCGTCGATGAAGTCTTCTGGGGAGAGCCAGAATCTTTCGAGCACGACTAA
- the glnA gene encoding type I glutamate--ammonia ligase, with amino-acid sequence MNSQQEFVLRTVEERDIHFIRLWFTDILGSLKSVVMSPSELESAFDEGVGFDGSSVEGFSRISESDTIALPDPSTFQIMPADDDDSDLRSARMFCDIAQPDGQPSMVDPRHILRRQVTSAAHDGFECIVSPEIEFFLLRQSASGADGDPDNLVPTDNGGYFDQASPHAAPRFRRAAMATLEQMGIATEFSHHETAPGQQEIDLRHADVLNAADNIMTFRYLIKHVATLHGVRATFMPKPFPQWQGNGMHTHMSLFEGDSNAFHDPDDEFSLSDTAKQFIAGILAHANELTAVTNQWVNSYKRLMFGAEAPGSATWGVSNRSALVRVPTYRLNKEESRRVEIRSIDSAMNPYLGYAAVLAAGLRGIREGYDLEDAAEDNVHQLTRRERRAMGYKDLPLSLDQALRYLEKSEFMADVLGEHVFEFFLRSKWDEWHAYQEQITAFELRNNLDI; translated from the coding sequence ATGAACAGCCAGCAAGAATTTGTTCTTAGGACCGTCGAAGAGCGGGATATCCACTTCATTCGCCTGTGGTTTACAGACATCCTCGGTTCGCTCAAATCGGTCGTGATGAGCCCGTCGGAACTGGAGTCGGCCTTCGACGAGGGAGTCGGCTTCGACGGCTCGTCGGTCGAGGGGTTCTCCCGCATTTCCGAATCGGACACCATTGCGCTACCAGATCCGTCGACCTTCCAAATCATGCCGGCTGATGATGACGACTCGGACCTGCGGTCTGCGCGCATGTTCTGCGATATCGCCCAGCCGGACGGGCAGCCATCCATGGTGGATCCACGGCATATTCTGCGCCGCCAGGTCACCAGCGCCGCCCACGACGGGTTCGAATGCATCGTCTCCCCGGAAATCGAATTCTTCCTGCTGCGACAGTCAGCCTCCGGCGCCGACGGAGACCCCGACAACCTGGTGCCCACCGACAACGGTGGCTATTTCGACCAAGCCTCCCCGCATGCGGCACCCCGGTTCCGCCGCGCGGCGATGGCCACCCTGGAACAAATGGGCATCGCCACGGAATTCAGCCACCACGAGACCGCGCCGGGCCAGCAGGAAATCGATCTCCGGCACGCGGACGTGTTAAACGCCGCTGACAACATCATGACGTTCCGCTACCTCATCAAGCACGTGGCCACTCTCCACGGGGTGCGCGCGACGTTTATGCCCAAGCCCTTCCCGCAGTGGCAGGGCAACGGCATGCACACGCACATGTCCCTGTTCGAGGGGGACTCCAACGCCTTCCACGACCCGGACGACGAGTTTTCGCTCTCGGACACCGCCAAGCAGTTCATCGCCGGCATCCTGGCCCACGCGAACGAGCTGACGGCGGTGACTAATCAGTGGGTCAACAGCTACAAGCGGCTGATGTTCGGCGCCGAGGCGCCGGGGTCCGCCACGTGGGGCGTGTCCAACCGGTCCGCGCTGGTACGGGTTCCTACTTACCGCCTCAACAAGGAAGAATCTCGCCGGGTGGAAATCCGATCGATCGACTCCGCGATGAACCCGTATCTGGGCTACGCCGCGGTCCTGGCGGCGGGTTTGCGGGGTATTCGGGAAGGCTACGACTTGGAAGACGCCGCGGAGGACAATGTCCACCAACTTACCCGCCGCGAGCGACGCGCTATGGGGTACAAGGATCTTCCGCTCAGCCTCGATCAGGCCCTGCGCTACCTGGAAAAGTCAGAGTTCATGGCGGACGTGCTGGGCGAGCACGTCTTCGAGTTCTTCCTGCGCTCCAAATGGGACGAGTGGCACGCCTACCAGGAACAGATCACCGCTTTCGAGCTGCGCAACAACCTCGACATCTAG
- a CDS encoding DUF2786 domain-containing protein: protein MPLPISLRSRVVNLIIFLAKYGWGPDDLLHVLGPASHPLLFEAAPFIPANIQTVTLRKAWLRLGPPTQTDVADKDLHRMLKLMPSLGQLDDAALLTATYSDPSNSNLTDKQQRARERVEKLLRKAESTQFSDEAESLVAKAQMLRQRYRIEEAKEPENLRVITRRVYIHSPWVRQQYHLLACIAHFNGTATLLLNKHGIATVFGSPSDVEHVIDLYRSLNRQCAFFLDRSPNAAAARANNETAAYRRSFWIAYADRISQLLDTATTAPHASDGDEDGTSDTTAVALAESLPALTARYDRAVDAMNELFPNLRVMHLSASHVTGFTDGASAADRSHLGGDSAGLAGQRAICG, encoded by the coding sequence ATGCCCCTGCCGATCTCACTCCGTAGCCGTGTAGTAAACCTCATTATTTTCCTCGCCAAATACGGCTGGGGACCAGACGATCTGCTCCACGTTCTCGGCCCCGCAAGCCATCCCCTCCTCTTTGAGGCAGCCCCCTTTATTCCTGCGAACATCCAGACAGTCACTCTGCGCAAAGCGTGGCTGCGCCTCGGCCCGCCGACCCAGACCGACGTCGCCGACAAAGATCTGCACCGCATGCTCAAGCTGATGCCGAGCTTGGGCCAGCTTGACGATGCCGCTTTGCTCACCGCCACCTACAGCGATCCCAGCAATTCCAACCTCACCGACAAACAACAGCGCGCTCGGGAACGCGTCGAGAAACTTTTGCGCAAGGCCGAATCGACCCAATTTAGCGACGAGGCGGAATCGCTCGTGGCCAAGGCTCAAATGCTGCGCCAGCGCTACCGCATTGAAGAAGCTAAAGAACCAGAAAACCTGCGCGTCATTACCCGCCGGGTGTATATCCATTCCCCGTGGGTTAGGCAGCAGTATCACTTGCTGGCCTGCATCGCGCACTTCAATGGCACTGCGACGCTACTTCTCAACAAACACGGCATCGCCACCGTCTTCGGTTCCCCCAGCGACGTCGAGCACGTTATTGACCTTTACCGAAGTCTCAATCGACAGTGCGCGTTCTTCCTGGACCGCAGCCCGAATGCCGCCGCTGCCCGCGCCAACAATGAGACCGCCGCGTACCGCCGCAGCTTCTGGATTGCCTACGCGGACCGGATATCGCAGTTGCTGGATACAGCAACCACCGCACCGCATGCCTCGGACGGCGACGAAGACGGCACCTCTGACACAACCGCGGTAGCGCTGGCCGAGTCCCTTCCCGCGCTCACGGCGCGGTACGACCGAGCCGTGGATGCGATGAACGAGCTGTTTCCCAATCTCCGAGTCATGCACCTATCCGCTTCGCACGTCACCGGATTCACTGACGGCGCATCCGCGGCAGACAGGTCCCACCTCGGCGGTGACAGTGCCGGCCTTGCCGGGCAGCGAGCGATTTGCGGTTAG
- a CDS encoding CYTH and CHAD domain-containing protein, with product MSTQSFLEVEAKFAVAESTLTPELTRLEEVDSIGEVNNHSLSAIYYDTEDLRLTRNKITLRRRTGGNDDGWHLKVPGDGGRKEIHAELGEPVDGMYRVPDELLGHVRSIIRHNDVEPIAQVDNKRTESTLMRGGSPVAEFCDDHVTAWSLLPGGTETSWREWEVELAGDMPGTEEGTLLIRHATSLLIGAGARVASSSSKLQSALGSSINNAPLPPSMVTPDVDEDSPAAAVVAALQANRDKLVAYDPKVRADEWDSVHQMRVATRELRSHLQTFHGIVTGPEIERIESELKMLAGILGTARDAEVVEERWQKLLADEDSDTLDEATRQHLAHDMGEAYRKAHRRVVSALDSDRYLELLESLDRLLADPPVANEDDEQDEQDEERPQNQDSAADGTAAEPEQSSSDEDPKAEEPKGGEKKSVAAKDEPQDMETVMVAHLEKAYKKLRKRHEKAVSNWDNDELSLHEREDYFHDMRKAAKKLRYAAEAAGSATSLKTKRLYKACKKMQSVLGDFQDSVTSRDKLLKVAATARRRGEDTFGYGLLYQRERAIGLAALDDYSEAAKDIKSAFKALKKKMK from the coding sequence ATGTCTACGCAAAGTTTCCTTGAAGTAGAAGCGAAGTTCGCAGTTGCTGAATCGACCCTCACGCCGGAACTAACCCGACTGGAGGAAGTCGACAGCATCGGAGAGGTCAACAACCACTCGCTGTCTGCGATTTACTACGACACCGAGGACCTTCGCCTCACCCGCAATAAGATCACCTTGCGCCGCCGCACCGGTGGTAACGACGACGGATGGCACTTGAAGGTTCCCGGTGACGGCGGCCGCAAGGAAATCCACGCCGAACTCGGCGAGCCGGTGGACGGAATGTACCGGGTCCCGGATGAGTTGCTGGGCCACGTGCGCTCCATCATCCGCCACAACGACGTCGAGCCCATCGCGCAGGTGGACAACAAGCGCACCGAGTCCACGCTGATGCGCGGCGGCTCCCCGGTGGCGGAATTCTGTGACGACCACGTCACCGCTTGGTCCCTACTTCCGGGCGGGACCGAGACCTCGTGGCGTGAGTGGGAGGTTGAACTCGCCGGCGATATGCCGGGCACCGAAGAAGGCACCCTTTTAATCCGCCACGCCACGTCTTTGCTCATCGGCGCCGGCGCCCGTGTCGCGTCCTCGTCGTCGAAGCTGCAGAGCGCGCTGGGAAGTTCCATTAATAACGCTCCGCTGCCGCCTTCCATGGTGACCCCGGACGTGGACGAGGACTCCCCCGCCGCCGCGGTCGTCGCCGCGCTGCAGGCAAACCGCGACAAGCTGGTCGCCTACGACCCGAAGGTCCGCGCCGACGAGTGGGACTCCGTCCACCAGATGCGCGTGGCCACGCGTGAGCTGCGCAGCCACCTGCAGACTTTCCACGGCATCGTCACCGGCCCGGAGATCGAGCGCATCGAATCCGAGCTGAAGATGCTTGCAGGCATCCTGGGCACCGCTCGCGATGCCGAAGTTGTCGAAGAGCGCTGGCAAAAGCTACTCGCGGACGAGGACTCCGACACTCTCGACGAGGCCACCCGCCAGCACCTGGCGCACGACATGGGCGAGGCTTACCGCAAGGCGCATCGCCGCGTGGTGTCCGCGCTGGATTCGGACCGCTACCTGGAGCTTTTGGAATCCCTCGATCGCCTGCTGGCCGATCCGCCCGTAGCCAACGAAGACGACGAGCAGGACGAACAGGACGAGGAGCGGCCCCAGAACCAGGACTCTGCCGCGGATGGCACCGCCGCAGAGCCGGAGCAGTCTTCCTCCGACGAGGATCCCAAGGCCGAAGAGCCGAAGGGCGGCGAGAAGAAGTCCGTTGCCGCGAAGGACGAGCCGCAGGACATGGAAACCGTCATGGTCGCCCACCTGGAGAAGGCTTACAAGAAGCTGCGCAAGCGGCACGAGAAGGCCGTCAGCAACTGGGACAACGACGAGCTAAGCCTGCACGAGCGCGAGGACTACTTCCACGACATGCGCAAGGCGGCAAAGAAGTTGCGCTACGCCGCCGAAGCCGCCGGTTCCGCTACCTCGCTTAAGACGAAGCGCCTGTACAAGGCGTGCAAGAAAATGCAGTCCGTGCTCGGTGACTTCCAGGATTCGGTGACCTCGCGCGACAAGCTACTCAAGGTGGCGGCGACGGCGCGTCGCCGCGGGGAGGATACCTTCGGATACGGTCTCCTCTACCAGCGCGAGCGGGCCATTGGGCTGGCCGCGCTGGACGATTACTCCGAGGCGGCCAAGGACATCAAGTCCGCGTTCAAGGCCCTAAAGAAGAAGATGAAGTAG
- a CDS encoding galactokinase family protein yields MPLWPEPNRPAVERAVTAHREAHGVDATHAGSAPATWELVGEHTDVYGGVVITGLASLRVGVAASPRHDDAVTVRVLQTTVTQDVVTAEDSTTYSKLAEQFAAMPAEVDESGLPHRPAAPTGGLAARLGGVVWMMINRQVLSRDTPGWDFTIVSDIPPHAGLGAGAACDAAVAIAMLSGHSDIDEAPLRTRVTEICTQAVTAFSALPVAHARHAASVRGSGQTVSVLNYADGSLTQAPHPLNRELCGFVIAVPGTEPRTIPARTDSMESALPELRARRSFLQAACRAFGTESLRALPDAESRVIDWLDAVHAVHGAENRPTLAAARAWLDFYAAETNRALQVASTLRSRSGAALFPLLSDSQAALHRDFHLDAADQLVDLARMRGAAAARAACGGLAAAAIAFVPGAKATNFAADLAADGLIVTPLSAGDPACAHQLGD; encoded by the coding sequence ATGCCCTTGTGGCCCGAACCCAATCGCCCCGCCGTTGAACGCGCGGTGACCGCGCACCGCGAGGCGCACGGCGTCGATGCGACGCACGCTGGCAGCGCACCGGCGACCTGGGAGCTTGTCGGGGAGCATACCGACGTCTACGGCGGCGTCGTCATCACTGGGCTGGCGAGCTTGCGCGTGGGGGTAGCGGCGAGCCCGCGGCACGATGACGCGGTGACAGTCCGCGTGCTGCAAACCACCGTCACGCAAGACGTGGTGACCGCCGAGGACTCCACTACCTATTCCAAGCTGGCTGAGCAGTTCGCCGCCATGCCCGCGGAGGTGGATGAATCCGGCCTGCCCCACCGCCCCGCCGCGCCGACCGGCGGCCTCGCGGCCCGCCTCGGCGGCGTCGTCTGGATGATGATCAACCGCCAGGTGCTCTCTCGCGACACCCCGGGGTGGGACTTCACCATTGTCAGCGACATCCCGCCGCACGCCGGCTTGGGCGCGGGCGCGGCCTGTGACGCCGCGGTCGCCATCGCCATGCTCAGCGGACACAGCGACATCGACGAGGCCCCGCTGCGCACCCGCGTGACCGAAATCTGCACCCAGGCCGTCACGGCGTTCAGCGCCCTGCCGGTGGCCCATGCCCGCCACGCAGCCAGCGTCCGCGGGAGCGGGCAGACCGTGTCCGTCCTCAACTACGCCGACGGCTCGCTGACCCAGGCTCCGCACCCGCTCAACCGGGAGCTATGCGGGTTCGTCATTGCCGTGCCGGGCACCGAGCCGCGCACCATCCCCGCGCGAACCGACTCGATGGAATCCGCCCTGCCGGAACTGCGCGCCCGCCGCTCTTTCCTGCAGGCAGCCTGCCGCGCCTTCGGCACCGAATCGCTGCGGGCGCTGCCCGACGCCGAGTCCCGCGTCATCGACTGGCTAGACGCCGTCCATGCCGTCCACGGAGCCGAGAACCGCCCGACCCTCGCCGCGGCTCGGGCGTGGCTCGACTTCTACGCCGCGGAGACCAACCGCGCGCTGCAGGTGGCGAGCACGCTGCGCTCCCGTAGCGGCGCGGCCCTTTTCCCGCTGCTGAGTGACTCCCAGGCGGCGCTCCACCGCGACTTCCACTTGGATGCCGCCGACCAACTCGTGGATCTAGCACGCATGCGCGGCGCCGCCGCAGCACGCGCTGCCTGCGGCGGCCTGGCCGCGGCCGCCATCGCTTTCGTACCCGGTGCCAAGGCGACGAACTTCGCCGCCGACCTGGCCGCGGACGGGCTCATCGTCACGCCGCTCAGCGCCGGTGATCCGGCGTGTGCCCACCAGCTCGGTGACTAG